A window from Penicillium oxalicum strain HP7-1 chromosome VIII, whole genome shotgun sequence encodes these proteins:
- a CDS encoding Fumarate reductase, translating to MAAPQVIVVGGGLSGLSAAHTVYLNGGNVLVLDKQAFFGGNSTKATSGINGALTRTQTDLGIGDSVKAFYEDTLKSARDKARPELIKVLTYKSASAVEWLQDVFNLDLTLVSAWVVTLTPAHTVRLEELSQAEPHRVQIVKKANVTAVNKSGNDVTGVTYTLDGETKTADGVVILATGGYAADFSETSLLKKHRPDTYGLSSTNGTHATGDGQKMLMAIGANGIDMDKVQVHPTGLVDPKDPTAKFKFLAAEALRGEGGLLLNSDGQRFSDELGHRDYVSGQMWKEKEKSKWPIRLVLNSKASKVLDFHTRHYSGRGLMKKMTGKELAAEIGCGEAALKKTFDDYNLIAEGKKKDPWGKKFFHNLPFSIDDEFHVALMEPVLHFTMGGIEIDEHAQVLNGEKKPFNGLYACGELAGGVHGANRLGGSSLLGCVVYGRVAGDSASQHLFQKLLNNGSSAAQQRLGQISLHIDPSTPGKISVEWNGSSQASSLPSVQAAPGAASAAAATPAGEDAAAKPDPVASFQVPEKEFSMEEVAKHNKKDDLWIVVKGIVLDVTNWLDEHPGGANALFNFMGRDATEEFAMLHDDEVIPKYAAQTVIGRVKGQKPSLEL from the exons ATGGCAGCCCCCCAAGTAATTGTGGTCGGCGGTGGTT TGTCTGGCCTGAGTGCTGCTCACACCGTCTATCTCAACGGTGGTAACGTTCTGGTCCTGGATAAGCAGG CTTTCTTCGGTGGTAACTCGACCAAGGCCACCTCCGGCATCAACGGTGCCCTCACGCGGACACAGACCGACCTCGGAATTGGTGACAGCGTCAAAGCTTTCTACGAGGACACTCTCAAGTCGGCCCGTGACAAGGCTCGTCCCGAACTCATCAAGGTCCTGACCTACAAGTCGGCCTCTGCCGTTGAGTGGTTGCAGGATGTTTTCAACCTCGATCTCACCCTTGTCTCCGCCTGGGTGGTCACTCTCACCCCCGCACACACCGTG CGTTTGGAGGAGCTGTCTCAGGCTGAGCCTCACCGTGTTCAGATTGTCAAGAAGGCCAACGTCACCGCCGTCAACAAGTCCGGCAATGACGTGACCGGTGTGACCTACACTCTGGACGGCGAGACCAAGACGGCTGATGGTGTCGTCATTCTGGCCACCGGTGGTTATGCCGCCGACTTCAGCGAAACCTCCCTCCTCAAGAAGCACCGACCCGATACCTACGGGCTCTCCTCCACTAACGGCACCCACGCCACTGGTGACGGTCAGAAGATGCTTATGGCGATTGGTGCCAACGGCATTGACATGGACAAGGTCCAGGTGCACCCCACGGGTCTGGTCGACCCCAAGGACCCCACCGCCAAGTTCAAGTTCCTGGCGGCCGAGGCCCTTCGGGGTGAGGGTGGTCTGCTACTCAACTCGGACGGCCAGCGATTCTCCGATGAGCTGGGTCACCGTGATTACGTTTCCGGTCAAAtgtggaaggagaaggagaagagcaagTGGCCTATCCGCCTGGTGCTCAACAGCAAGGCCTCCAAGGTTCTTGACTTCCACACCCGCCACTACTCTGGCCGTGGCctcatgaagaagatgaccggCAAGGAGTTGGCGGCGGAGATCGGCTGCGGCGAGGCGGCGTTGAAGAAGACCTTTGACGACTACAATCTAATcgccgagggcaagaagaaggatccCTGGGGCAAGAAATTCTTCCACAacctccccttctccatcgACGATGAGTTCCATGTTGCTCTGATGGAGCCCGTGCTCCACTTCACCATGGGTGGTATCGAGATTGACGAGCACGCCCAGGTCCTGAACGGCGAGAAGAAGCCCTTCAACGGTTTGTATGCGTGCGGTGAGTTGGCCGGTGGTGTTCACGGTGCCAACCGTCTCGGTGGTTCTTCCCTGCTGGGCTGCGTCGTCTACGGTCGTGTTGCCGGTGACTCTGCCTCGCAGCATCTCTTCCAGAAGCTCCTCAACAACGGCTCTTCGGCCGCTCAGCAGCGTCTGGGACAAATCTCCCTGCACATCGACCCCTCCACACCCGGCAAGATCTCCGTTGAGTGGAACGGTTCTTCCCAGGCCAGCAGCCTGCCCAGCGTTCAGGCTGCTCCCGGTGCGGCCTCCGCAGCCGCCGCGACTCCCGCCGGCGAGGATGCTGCTGCCAAGCCCGACCCGGTCGCCAGCTTCCAAGTGCCCGAAAAGGAGTTCTCCATGGAGGAAGTGGCCAAGCACAACAAGAAGGACGACCTGTGGATCGTCGTCAAGGGTATTGTCTTGGACGTGACCAACTGGTTGGATGAGCACCCCGGCGGTGCCAACGCTCTCTTCAACTTTATGGGCCGTGATGCGACCGAGG AATTCGCCATGCTTCACGATGACGAGGTCATTCCCAAGTATGCTGCCCAGACCGTTATCGGACGTGTCAAGGGCCAGAAGCCCAGCCTGGAGCTGTGA
- a CDS encoding COP9 signalosome complex subunit 4 has protein sequence MASQKVAAALSAIESVTHQPTKLEQYNNLLSDIVSSSAGDELAQDIVYYLDSVLNEDLSIGATRPLLDSFIAFLQKFDPEVQIKTGQHAVTLLQSRATSVEEQDSQIREILASAYESQEEYSAAARALSGINIDSSQRLVSDTAKARLWIRIVRYYLEDDDTTSAEGFLNRIKNLPSKLEEHDLKLYFQLSQARILDARRKFLDAAQEYFNVSLAVGVDENDRLAALSAAIRCAVLAPAGPQRSRFLSRLYKDERASSVDEFAILEKMFLDRLLNADEVTAFSQKLAPHQLAVTADGSTVLDKAVIEHNLVAASKLYNNIRIDALGAILGLKSSGDFSAGEKAEAYAAQMVQQGRLRGRIDQIDGIISFDTELSGGSGANGASLRQWDQGVQELAENVERVASTITDQFPVSP, from the coding sequence ATGGCGTCGCAAAAGGTCGCCGCTGCCTTGTCAGCTATCGAATCGGTTACACATCAACCCACCAAGCTCGAACAGTACAATAACCTCCTCTCGGATATCGTGTCCAGCTCCGCTGGCGACGAGCTTGCTCAAGATATTGTCTACTACCTTGATTCGGTCCTGAACGAAGATTTGAGCATCGGAGCAACCCGCCCCCTCCTCGATTCCTTTATTGCTTTCCTTCAGAAATTCGACCCCGAGGTTCAGATCAAGACCGGACAACATGCCGTGACATTGCTTCAATCTCGCGCGACTTCGGTAGAAGAACAAGACTCACAGATCCGTGAAATCTTGGCCAGTGCATACGAGTCACAGGAGGAGTACAGTGCGGCCGCGCGAGCTCTCTCGGGGATTAATATCGACAGCTCTCAACGCCTGGTATCTGATACGGCTAAAGCTAGGCTCTGGATCCGGATCGTACGTTACTACCTAGAGGATGACGATACAACGAGTGCGGAAGGCTTTTTGAATCGCATCAAGAATCTGCCAAGCAAACTCGAGGAACACGACCTCAAGCTGTACTTCCAGCTTTCGCAAGCTCGAATTCTCGATGCCCGCCGAAAGTTTCTTGATGCTGCACAAGAGTACTTCAATGTTAGTTTGGCTGTGGGtgttgatgagaatgatcGACTCGCCGCATTATCGGCCGCGATCAGGTGTGCAGTCCTGGCTCCCGCGGGTCCACAGCGATCACGTTTTCTCTCCCGACTCTACAAAGATGAGCGTGCATCATCGGTTGATGAGTTCGCCATCCTGGAGAAAATGTTTCTTGACCGGCTGCTCAACGCTGACGAGGTCACTGCTTTTTCACAAAAACTTGCTCCACATCAACTGGCCGTGACAGCGGACGGCTCTACGGTTCTTGATAAGGCCGTTATCGAGCATAATCTGGTCGCGGCCAGTAAGCTTTACAACAATATTCGGATCGATGCGCTTGGTGCCATTCTGGGTCTGAAATCATCTGGCGATTTCTCTGCGGGCGAGAAAGCGGAGGCTTACGCCGCACAAATGGTTCAGCAAGGCCGCCTCCGTGGCCGAATCGACCAAATCGACGGGATCATTTCATTTGATACGGAGCTCTCAGGTGGCTCCGGTGCCAACGGGGCAAGTTTGCGACAATGGGATCAGGGAGTACAAGAGCTCGCCGAAAATGTTGAGCGTGTCGCGAGTACCATCACTGATCAGTTCCCGGTGAGTCCATAA